The following coding sequences lie in one Rutidosis leptorrhynchoides isolate AG116_Rl617_1_P2 chromosome 4, CSIRO_AGI_Rlap_v1, whole genome shotgun sequence genomic window:
- the LOC139841678 gene encoding uncharacterized protein produces MTPDQRDYVMICEELVLTKLPHTYEYIDLLPIKLRSFDVFIMDCLAPLRARMLCFDKTISIPLENGETLVIQGEKGGSKLNIISCIKTRKYLMKRYQAILAHVKEVEPEEKRIEDVPMVRDFPEVFPEGLPGLHPQRQVEFQIDLTPGAAPIAKAPYRLAPPEMKELSKQLQELLENGFIHPS; encoded by the exons atgacgcctgatcaacgtgattatgttatG ATATGCGAAGAACTCGTTTTAACCAAACTACCTCATACTTATGAGTACATTGACTTATTGCCGATCAAGTTACGAAGTTTCGATGTATTTATAATGGATTGTTTAGCCCCATTGAGAGCGAGAATGCTATGCTTCGATAAAACTATTAGTATTCCCCTAGAGAATGGTGAAACTCTAGTCATTCAAGGTGAAAAGGGTGGTTCCAAACTCAATATCATTTCATGCATCAAAACCCGTAAGTATCTAATGAAGAGATATCAAGCCATATTGGCTCATGTGAAGGAAGTCGAACCGGAAGAGAAACGCATTGAAGATGTACCAATGGTTAGAgactttcccgaagtatttccTGAAGGACTCCCTGGTCTCCATCCTCAACGACAAGTCGAGTTCCAGATCGATTTGACCccgggtgctgcacctattgcaaaggcaccataccgcttagctccACCTGAGATGAAAGAATTATCCaaacaactccaagaacttttggagaatggtttcattcatcctagctaG